The following are encoded together in the Cryptococcus neoformans var. neoformans JEC21 chromosome 9 sequence genome:
- a CDS encoding 2,4-dienoyl-CoA reductase (NADPH), putative — protein MTETASSKRRVVLMEERTTELYKLRGQVLEGVRARAQEPQKKSDRLRGKVGIITGVGPETGIGTAASKLFAKEGIEHLYLLDYNDKGLPELVSYLKEHYPRTKVTFVKGDAADHKAVSFLVDRTLEEEGHLDLFFANAGISQITKPVKGKSGNIMSFSQPFKDVEEAEFNEIMRINALGVFVAIKYASIAMAKLCPEKGKSIPGGSIVLTASIAGLKANAGPIPYSASKAAVISMAQTAAYALTGLNIRVNAVCPGLIETDMTKPMFDFARASGNDSKIGQLNPTLRQGIGHEVAQAALFLVSDESSYVNGQALPVDGGLSASVPYVRSKI, from the exons ATGACAGAGACCGCATCATCT AAACGCCGAGTTGTTTTGATGGAGGAGCGTACAACTGAGTTGTATAAGTTGAGAGGACAAGTTCTTGAAGGTGTTCGAGCTCGTGCTCAAGAACCCCAAAAGAAATCGGACAGGTTAAGGGGGAAAGTGGGTATTATTACTGGGGTTGGGCCTGAGACCGGAATCGGG ACAGCTGCTTCTAAACTCTTTGCAAAAGAAG GTATTGAACATCTTTATCTGCTTGATTATAACGACAAAGGTCTTCCGGAGTTGGTTTCGTATCTGAAGGAGCACTATCCAAGGACCAAA GTCACCTTTGTAAAAGGGGATGCCGCAGACCACAAAGCAGTATCATTTCTCGTCGATAGAACcctggaggaagagggtcaTCTTGATTTATTCTTTGCCAATGCTGGTATCTCTCAGATCACGAAGCCGGTCAAGGGGAAGAGTGGGAATATCATGAGTTTTAGTCAACCTTTTAAAGATGTAGAAGAGGCAGAGTTCAACGAGATTATGAGGATCAACGCTTTAGG AGTCTTCGTTGCTATCAAGTATGCCTCAATCGCAATGGCTAAATTGTGCCCTGAGAAGGGAAAGTCCATTCCTGGAGGCTCTATCGTGCTCACCGCGTCGA TTGCCGGCCTCAAAGCCAACGCTGGTCCTATTCCCTACTCCGCCTCTAAAGCCGCTGTGATTTCTATGGCCCAAACTGCAGCTTATGCTCTTACTGGATTGAACATCAGGGTCAACGCTGTTTGCCCCGGTCTGATTGAA ACTGACATGACCAAACCGATGTTTGATTTTGCCAGAGCAAGCGGTAATGACTCGAAGATCGGCCAGCTTAATCCCACTCTTCGTCAAGGTATTGGACACG AGGTGGCCCAGGCGGCGCTGTTCCTGGTATCAG ATGAGTCCTCGTACGTCAATGGCCAGGCTCTGCCTGTTGACGGCGGCTTGAGTGCCAGTGTGCCGTACGTTCGCAGCAAGATTTAA